In the genome of Arachis stenosperma cultivar V10309 chromosome 6, arast.V10309.gnm1.PFL2, whole genome shotgun sequence, the window TCAGTTTTGAGGAAAATGGGATACATGAAAATGTACTTTCTAACTACTTTGTCAATATGAGCTTTCTGAACATACCATATGATTAGCAACAGCATCGGCCAGACGTGTACGAATGGAAACCAGAAAATCTGCAAGGGCTTCACTTTCATGTGACACATGTTGCACAACTAATTTTGTGGCAGCAATAGCATTTATGGTTTGCTGCTGACTAAACATGTCCCAGCAATGGGAAATTTCATAATGCAGAATAGGCAGTGCAACCTTTTCCACTAGATTTGGGACAAGTTCAAGATCAGCATCATTTTCATCATGAACAAAATCTTTTCCATCGCCAGACAAGCCATAACTGAACAACAATTTATACCTGTAGATAGAGAAGGGGAAGAGAGAAAACATATTAGAGATTGATGGAAGGAAAAAGATGTATAGCATCCTAATACAATCAAGTTAGGGATCACAATTAAGTGACTAAGGAAATAAGTCAAAGGGGACTCCAGAATACCCCCGGAAAACTTCAAGAAAAATATAAGAGTAAATGGTCAACTTTGTCCCTGAAAAATTGCTTGTTCTTCAAATTAATCcccaaaagattttttttaatcaaattcgtGCTTAAATATTTTAAGTTGGTCACATTAATTCTTCTCTCACTTCCTTTGCTCACGGAGTCAGAGTTTACTAATATAACACGTTAAGTGACGCCACAACACACACCTGACAATCCTAGTTGGGTGCTAACATGataagtttataaaattagatcatATCCATCTCGAAATGAGGGATTTTAATGCCTCAAGGTCCCCTTCAATTTGGGGTTGATTTGATCTAATTGCATAAACTTATCATGTTAACAGTTAATTAGAATTGTCATGGGTACGTTGTGATTAGTGTGGTATCACTTAACATGCCACATCAGCAAATTTTGACACCATTAGCAACGGGAATAGCAAAAAGACTAATGTGACCGACTTAAAATCTTTGTAAGgacaaatttgattaaaaaaaatttcgagaACCAATTTTGAGAACGAGTGAGATGAATTTGACCATTCAAtcagataagttataaaagaaGTCAATACCATTTCATATTTTGAAAGTCTAGTCCCTTACGGAGTGGGTCCCACCTCAGCAGTTCCAATCTTACATATGGAGAAAAGATCAATGGAAGACTCAATGAAATATAAGCATCAGCATAGCTTGAGGAATACTCTCTTTTCCATTCTTCAAATCTTCTTTTGACCAAAGACAGTTGACCATATTCCTCAGAGGCATCACTGAAAATCTCATCGGCAGCCTGCAGTACCAGATCCTGTTGTGATTGATATGCTTGGCTTTCGTCACCACTCTCATCAGTGCTTGACTCACCCTCTACTTTATTATCATCCAATTCCATGGATGACAGTTTTTTAGAATCAAATGCACGAGACCTCTTGCGTTGTTGACGAGCCTCAGCCCTCACTTTCAATTTCATCCGTTTCTCAAGATTTAAGTCTCTACCAAATTCATCTAACTCCACTGGAagatctttttgttttcttataGCCGCAAATGCATCCTGAGCTGCACTTTTGGCAGCTTCAACATTGTTACCTTTCCTGCTTAAAACTGACATTGCAGCCTTCACAGCTGCTTCTATCTCCATCatttcatcatcattattagtggCTCTTCTTTCAAAAACAGCTGACGCACGATCTTCATGAATTTTCTTCATTTGCTCTTCAAGTTCTTCAATGTAAAATGCTTTATGCTGAAAACAACAGTAGCCAAATAATCTTAGTTAAAGCCCAAGAAGTGATACCCTCAAAAAGGCATTTAAAAATAACAAGCAGACAATTCAGTTTCACGTATTTAATATCCAGCAGAAAGAAAATACATATTCATTAAGTTTATAAAAAGTATCAATGCAATGTAAATTTTTAACTCATGAACTTATTTCAGTACTTAATCTTATATAAAACAAAGGTCATGATAAAATACCCACTAAAATAAAGAGGGTAGAGAACCAGAAAAACTCTGGCTCAAGCTAGGTTCTGTACAGAAAGATGAAGCACATTAGGTGGGTGAATTTGATATTTATGCAcacaatataaaaataacaaGGTCAGTCAAATATTCCCTAAAAAACTATATCCAAAAACATTCTAGACTActaaaaaaactattttatgGTTGACAGCTGATTTGGAGGCAAATATTAGAAACAAGCACTCTGCTCTGAGCCATAATAGTTCGGATAGAGATATTCGTTCACATACATGATAATCAATTAATCATATGAGCCCATATCCTgtaaagaattaaaaaatgtgCCAAATGTACTCAGCCATGTGATCAATATGGTATCGGAAATGATAGGTATGACATTGAAAATAGTAAAAATTATGACATTAGAATAATAGAGCCAAACATAAAGCATTCCACACCCTAAAGTAGCATACCTACCTCAGTATCTCATGAATACAACCAAGATGGGCATAGTGAAGAAGCAAAAGAGGCAGAACTAGTGAAATGAAATTAAGGAAAAAAACAAAACTCAGGACGACCAACAGTGACCAATCTCTTTCTGCGATACATATATATATCATCTACATTTGATTATGAAGGATGAACCAAAAAAGAAATTAGGAGACAGAAATGTGATTACCTGTAAAAAATCACATAAATTGGTGACATAATTTCGGAGCCTTTGCATATACCTGTACTTCTCATCAGCTAGCGCCAAAGAGTTTTCAAGAGTAGTAATATTCAAAAGGGAGGCAGACAGATTTTCATCAGTTTTATTCAGTGATGACACTGTTCTTGCATGAGATTCCTGCCATCAAAATCCATTATAAGAGAAAGTTTGGCAAATTTCATACTAGACCAACTCCCATATACAAGGCAATTAACAGATTATATCCAAATGGCTATAAAAGTATgcaataatttataatttatccATATAGACATTAGTCCCATATAAACACATCAACACAATCATGCTTCAAAGAGTAAATGTTAAGAGTGATGTGCACCTCACATCAGTGTCCAATACATGTCAGAAATGCAAACACACCGTCAAATTGGTGTGTATGCTTCATCGTTCGTGGTGAATAACAAAAGTGCAAAACAAAATGTTAGCTTAAAAGGATGCATCACCAAGAGCTTAACATTATTCACGCACATTATATGATTGAATAGATTAAAGAGAATATGATTCGGTCAATTAGCTCGGCATTTATGATAAAATTCACATTCTTGTCTTAGATTGGGGCCTCCATTCATGCTCATGCCTCAACTCTTAGAAAAACACCTTGGGCAGCTTCCACGTCATCAATTGTGTACAAAGAAGTAACAAAAATTTCCTACATAAAGAAATTCAATGAACCACTATCCAATATTCTAAGCTTGTAGTGCTTCTAATTAGATTATATACCCTAAATCCAAAATTTCCCCATATCAAGCTAATCAGACAATAGATATAAACAATGAAACATGACTAACTTTCATAAATATTGATCTGATTCATCCAATCATAAATATTATAGTATATCAATCCAAGCATAGCCATGTTAAAAGCAGTACATACATACCCTAAGCCTCTTCACATTATCCTGCAAAGCCTTTTTCGCTATCTCAGCTTGCTGAGATATGGACACAACATCCAAAGCCGGCGTAGCTTCAATGGCTCCCCCAATGCTTGGGCTCACCGAAACCCCAGGAACCGTGCCATACACGGTTCCAACCGAGGGACCAATAAACTTGTGCTGCTGTTGCTGGTGCTGAACTTGCACAACAGGAACATTAGTGGCAACCCCACTAACCCTACCTGACCCTTCGTCGATTCTCTTCCCCAACCCTTTCCGAACCTGCTCCTCTTCCCAcatcttctcctcctcatcCTCCTCATCATAACCATAACCATAACCAACATCGTCATCACCCTTCTTAACTTTCAACCTCTCATCCACATCCACATCCTCAAACACACCCTTCTTCCCAgcatccttcttcttctctccaAACATCGCAATCCGGCCACGAAACTCCGGCTCCTCGTCGCTCAGCCCCTCTGCCTCACCGTGATTACTCCCCCCATCCAACGAGATATAATCTGGCGCCGCAGGACGAGCCTGCCGGAGCCGCTCCCTCTTCGCCCTAATAGCCCTAATTGTCTTCTCATCCGGAATAACAGAATCCTTCCCATTCGCCGCAATCCCTACGGCGGCCAATTTTGCCTCCACGTCCTCCTGCTCCCCTCCGGAATCCGAATCCCTAGCAGCATCGGCATCCGAACCTAACGGCTTGACGAGTCCCTTGAGGACAATAACAGGCTCGGAAGAAGGCTTCGGATCCGAACCCGAACCCGAAGCGGAAGCACGAGAGGCGCTGCTGCTGCTAGTGACTAAGGTTCTTGTGTTCTTCTGGAGCTCACGAAGGGCTTCTTTGGTGTAAGTTCCGGCTAAGGGTTGGACATTGGAGGGTACGGACGGAGTAGAAGAGTGAGCGATGCGGTCCTTGTGAGTGGTGATTTTAtgggaggaggaggaggaggagggcTTGGCGATGCGGGAGGAGGGTTTTTCGGCGGCGGAGCGGTGGGTTTTGGAGGAGGCGCGTGAGGGGGGAGCGTCAGCGTCGTCGCCTTCGTCGTCGGCGAAGCTGAGGAGCTTTGGGGGCTTTTTAGGCTTGGTGGTGGTCATCGTGGCGGTGGTTGAAGGTGTGCCGTCGTTGGCATCGTCATCGTTGGGCTCGGTGGCGCGGCGGCGGAAGTTCCGTGATCTGGCGGAGGACATAGCGAGGGTTGCGGCGGAGAAAGTATGGCGAAAGGGTTGAATGGCGGTGTGGGAATATGGTATGAGTATACACACAACTGACTACCAAAACGAACTCCAAAACATTGTTTgggtgattttttaaaaaaatattttttttgagttatttttttttaaaaaattttataaaaaaataaaaataattttatgtttgaatattttatataaaaatatttttttatttattaattatatttaaatataataatataaaagtatttttttatttatttattatatgaaaaatattttttttaagaaaaaaaatcttttaaaaaaaagatgtaaattataattttttaaaaaagattttttttattttactaatatttttatttttactattaaaaatttgtcaaacacgttaaaaaataaaaaagatatttttttattaaaaaaatatctttttttacaaaataataacactcaaatatacactaaaaattcttaaaaaatataaaatataaggTGGTATAATTggctaaaatttttatatatgaataattttaatataaaatacaaaaatatttaattattttaatattttacataGTTATAGTAATAGTACAAAATATTATTGgtctttcataataaaaaatattattttattaaaaaatattattttaattataaaaacacAAAACGTCATTGATGTTTTATAAATGACAACATATAATTTggtttattataaaaaattcacacttaataatacaatataaaaaaaaggttCGGTATAATTCATCTAGtccgaaaaattaaaaagtggtATAATTCATAAATAAATGTTATGAAACAACATTTTCCAAATTTATTTATGATTAGACTATTTTTGACAAAGgttatttatcattttaaaatttctttttagaatttatttttggtGGTTAACTCTATTTTGTTTTAGtgtaaagaataaaaaattgttttcaaagtTATTTGACGTCATAAAAAAAATGGTCAAAATAGATTAGAGGTGTCACATTTTTTATGAACTGATTTCATGCCATAGATGTGTGTGGAAATTAGGCTGATGTTACTTATAATATTTGATGGATTGAGTTGATATTACAACTTTTTCGAGAATTAAAGTGACATTACATATATTTTTGAGAAACTAAATACTTTAGATTATAACATATTAATCTATGGAATAAACGTAATTTCATTTTTTGACATAGATTTACAAAGAGAGCTTAAATCTTAATCAACAATCtacctaaaaaaaataattaaactttaaaaaaaatgcaaagCAATACTAGTCAGTGACACCAGTGTTTggttcagttttttttttaatttatttatcaaaGACAGAAGTTTACTCATTGAGAAGAAAATTAATAATCAAGGGTTTTTGGTTGACAGCCAGCTGAGCTGGTAGTTGGTGATTTGTGTTTTTATCTTTCATGAATGCCTTACAATAGTCCATGTTTAAAATTTTGGGGCTCTGGGTCTTTAATGCTGCTTAgatgtatattttatataatattatattatatgaaatattattttaaagttATATCAGTGTTGTTCACTTGTTTGATCCTAATTATACAATACCttataaaaactttttgaaatgTTAAAATTGCATTAAGTTAATACCAAAACAAAAGATTACATGAAATCAATTGAattacccaaaaaaaaaatattacattaCTCTCCGAAATTACCCATTTAAGTCCCCCAGTTA includes:
- the LOC130935092 gene encoding transcriptional repressor ILP1; protein product: MSSARSRNFRRRATEPNDDDANDGTPSTTATMTTTKPKKPPKLLSFADDEGDDADAPPSRASSKTHRSAAEKPSSRIAKPSSSSSSHKITTHKDRIAHSSTPSVPSNVQPLAGTYTKEALRELQKNTRTLVTSSSSASRASASGSGSDPKPSSEPVIVLKGLVKPLGSDADAARDSDSGGEQEDVEAKLAAVGIAANGKDSVIPDEKTIRAIRAKRERLRQARPAAPDYISLDGGSNHGEAEGLSDEEPEFRGRIAMFGEKKKDAGKKGVFEDVDVDERLKVKKGDDDVGYGYGYDEEDEEEKMWEEEQVRKGLGKRIDEGSGRVSGVATNVPVVQVQHQQQQHKFIGPSVGTVYGTVPGVSVSPSIGGAIEATPALDVVSISQQAEIAKKALQDNVKRLRESHARTVSSLNKTDENLSASLLNITTLENSLALADEKYRYMQRLRNYVTNLCDFLQHKAFYIEELEEQMKKIHEDRASAVFERRATNNDDEMMEIEAAVKAAMSVLSRKGNNVEAAKSAAQDAFAAIRKQKDLPVELDEFGRDLNLEKRMKLKVRAEARQQRKRSRAFDSKKLSSMELDDNKVEGESSTDESGDESQAYQSQQDLVLQAADEIFSDASEEYGQLSLVKRRFEEWKREYSSSYADAYISLSLPLIFSPYVRLELLRWDPLRKGLDFQNMKWYKLLFSYGLSGDGKDFVHDENDADLELVPNLVEKVALPILHYEISHCWDMFSQQQTINAIAATKLVVQHVSHESEALADFLVSIRTRLADAVANHMVPTWSPLVLAAVPDAAGVAAYRFGMSVRLLRNICLWKDIFSMSVLEKLALDELLYGKVLPHFRSISENVHDAITRTERVVASLSGVWAGPSVVGDSSHKLQSMVAYVLSLARILERRNAAETDTSHLARRLKKILVDLNEYDHARNIARTFHLKEAL